Proteins encoded together in one Sulfitobacter pontiacus window:
- a CDS encoding Yip1 family protein has product MNAPDTRSVLTELVVLSLRDPRAAANQIMGWQLGRDVLWTALALAAAINTLIFSVSLVLQPTPAMPAFFTSPLAMFVLLSGVLVITTHGLYWAGRALGGEGDLGDVLALVVFLQILRIIAQVAIFLLMFISPGVSVLASLATGLIGLWILVNFVAAAFNFTGLGKAVGVLLISMAAIVLGLSLLLSIVGVAAQGVLLDV; this is encoded by the coding sequence ATGAATGCCCCTGATACAAGATCGGTTCTGACCGAGCTGGTCGTGCTTAGCCTGCGCGACCCGCGTGCTGCCGCGAACCAGATCATGGGGTGGCAGCTGGGGCGGGACGTGCTGTGGACCGCGCTGGCGCTGGCGGCTGCGATCAATACGTTGATCTTCTCGGTCAGTCTGGTGCTGCAACCGACGCCCGCGATGCCTGCGTTCTTTACCAGCCCGCTGGCGATGTTTGTCCTGCTCTCGGGCGTCCTGGTGATCACGACCCACGGGCTTTACTGGGCCGGGCGTGCGCTTGGGGGCGAAGGCGACCTTGGCGATGTGCTGGCACTGGTGGTGTTCTTGCAGATCCTGCGCATCATCGCGCAGGTGGCGATTTTCCTGCTGATGTTCATCTCTCCGGGGGTGTCGGTGCTGGCATCCTTGGCGACGGGCCTTATCGGGCTTTGGATATTGGTCAACTTCGTCGCCGCCGCCTTTAACTTTACCGGACTGGGCAAGGCTGTCGGCGTTTTGCTGATTTCTATGGCGGCCATCGTTCTGGGGCTTAGCCTGCTTCTCTCTATCGTGGGCGTTGCCGCCCAAGGAGTGCTTCTTGATGTATGA
- a CDS encoding cysteine desulfurase yields MYDVNAIRSDFPILSREVNGKPLVYLDNGASAQKPQVVIDAISRSYSHEYSNVHRGLHYLSNLATDQYESVRGTVARFLNAGNEDHIVFTSGTTEGINLVAYGWAMPNLQAGDEIILSVMEHHANIVPWHFLRERQGVVIKWVDVDASGALDPQAVIDAITPKTKLIAVTQVSNVLGTVVDVKAITAGAHAKGVPVLVDGSQAAVHMPVDVQDIGCDFYAITGHKLYGPSGSGAIYINPDRMAEMRPFLGGGDMIREVTKDGITYNDAPMKFEAGTPGIVQTIGMGVALDYMMNIGMQNIAAHEASLRDYAVSRLSGLNWVQVQGTTPDKAAIFSFTLDGAAHAHDISTILDKKGVAVRAGQHCCGPLMQHLGQTATCRASFGMYNTNAEIETLIEALELAHDLFA; encoded by the coding sequence ATGTATGACGTAAACGCCATCCGCAGCGACTTTCCGATCCTGTCGCGCGAGGTGAACGGCAAGCCGCTGGTCTATCTCGACAATGGGGCCTCGGCCCAAAAGCCGCAGGTCGTGATTGATGCGATCAGCCGCTCGTACAGCCATGAATATTCCAATGTTCACCGCGGCTTGCACTATCTTTCTAATCTGGCAACCGATCAGTATGAATCCGTGCGTGGCACCGTGGCGCGGTTTCTGAATGCGGGAAACGAGGATCACATCGTCTTTACCTCCGGCACGACAGAAGGGATCAATCTGGTCGCTTACGGTTGGGCCATGCCGAACCTGCAGGCAGGGGACGAGATCATCCTGTCGGTGATGGAGCATCACGCCAATATCGTGCCGTGGCATTTCCTGCGCGAGCGTCAGGGTGTTGTGATCAAATGGGTCGATGTGGATGCCTCTGGCGCACTTGATCCGCAAGCCGTGATCGACGCCATCACCCCCAAGACCAAGCTCATTGCCGTGACGCAGGTGTCGAATGTTCTGGGCACGGTGGTGGACGTCAAGGCGATCACCGCAGGGGCTCATGCCAAAGGTGTGCCCGTCTTGGTTGACGGGTCGCAGGCCGCGGTGCACATGCCTGTGGACGTGCAGGATATCGGCTGCGATTTCTACGCGATCACCGGTCACAAGCTTTATGGGCCCTCGGGGTCCGGCGCGATCTATATCAACCCCGATCGCATGGCCGAGATGCGCCCGTTTCTGGGTGGCGGCGATATGATCCGCGAGGTCACCAAAGACGGCATCACCTATAACGATGCCCCGATGAAGTTCGAGGCGGGCACTCCCGGCATCGTGCAGACCATCGGCATGGGCGTGGCGCTGGACTATATGATGAACATCGGGATGCAGAATATTGCCGCCCATGAGGCATCCTTGCGCGATTATGCCGTGTCGCGCCTGTCGGGGCTGAACTGGGTGCAGGTGCAGGGCACCACGCCGGACAAGGCCGCGATCTTTAGCTTTACGCTGGACGGGGCGGCGCATGCGCATGATATCTCTACCATTCTTGATAAAAAGGGCGTGGCGGTACGTGCGGGTCAGCATTGTTGCGGGCCGCTGATGCAGCATCTGGGCCAGACCGCCACCTGCCGCGCGTCCTTCGGGATGTACAACACCAATGCCGAGATCGAAACGCTGATCGAGGCGCTTGAACTGGCGCATGATTTGTTTGCGTGA
- a CDS encoding histidine kinase N-terminal 7TM domain-containing protein: MQPVFWAAASVSAVAAVVMVCMLKYQHFHGKRFYGLTFIAMIWTLITVGAEASTPSFACQFDMAVVAWLGNALVPVAWCFFVFAYVHQAEWLSKKRVVAALVLVPVGCFVFAATNAMHQLVYTAETAILPGDRQITYIHGPGFFAITVLLYSFVAATFYALIKAFARSRRSAWPLLTMLAVVTITPLTANASYVLFGFTVFGLDPTAFMFTVGILAFTFMLLTNKTMDMASIGQSILFNTTSEPVILIDNNRRVALMNSAAKRSGLCNLSEAEANALLAKIDTRSPRTTDASLTIEQRIYDPRIQEIESPLDPNGAILGWSITLVDITDRIVITRALEDALLRADEANRAKDEFISVVSHELRTPLTSLKGGLALALSGRLGEIDARIRSPLEIAQRNGMRLSRLVDNILLAQKIDVDALSLDALPVDLGALLKESLEENKMFAAEQKIDLVLPKGDQTATITGDAFALRQIIDNLVSNAIKFSEQGSTVEGSLSIRNGHVRLSIKDSGRGIPDGMEGQVFGRFEQVKNGGQYATQGSGLGLHISQQLARQMSGKLFYDSVVGEGTTFHMEFTTVAAQQPAVILSAADNTDDTPTPASTGDTPEAVQA; the protein is encoded by the coding sequence ATGCAGCCCGTGTTCTGGGCTGCCGCAAGCGTGAGCGCTGTCGCCGCGGTCGTTATGGTCTGCATGCTGAAATATCAGCACTTCCACGGCAAGCGGTTCTACGGCCTGACCTTCATCGCCATGATCTGGACCCTGATCACCGTCGGGGCCGAAGCCTCCACCCCGTCCTTTGCCTGCCAGTTTGACATGGCCGTCGTCGCATGGCTGGGCAATGCGCTGGTACCTGTGGCGTGGTGCTTCTTTGTCTTCGCCTATGTGCATCAGGCCGAATGGCTGTCGAAAAAGCGTGTGGTGGCCGCGCTGGTGCTGGTGCCCGTGGGCTGCTTTGTTTTTGCCGCGACAAACGCGATGCACCAGCTGGTCTATACCGCCGAGACTGCCATCCTGCCCGGTGACCGGCAGATCACCTATATCCACGGGCCGGGGTTCTTTGCGATAACGGTGCTGCTATACAGCTTTGTCGCCGCGACCTTCTATGCGCTGATCAAGGCCTTCGCCCGTTCGCGCCGCTCTGCCTGGCCGCTGCTGACGATGCTGGCGGTGGTCACGATCACCCCGTTGACCGCCAATGCGTCTTATGTGCTGTTCGGCTTTACCGTCTTCGGGCTGGACCCGACGGCCTTTATGTTCACCGTCGGTATCCTGGCCTTTACCTTCATGCTGCTAACGAACAAGACGATGGACATGGCGTCGATTGGACAGTCGATCCTGTTCAATACGACCAGCGAACCGGTGATCCTGATCGACAACAACCGCCGTGTCGCGCTGATGAACTCTGCCGCGAAACGCAGCGGGTTGTGCAACCTGTCGGAAGCCGAAGCTAACGCCCTGTTGGCCAAGATCGACACCCGCAGCCCCCGCACGACGGACGCTTCCCTGACCATCGAACAGCGCATCTATGACCCCCGTATTCAGGAAATCGAAAGCCCGTTGGACCCGAACGGCGCCATTCTGGGGTGGAGCATCACGCTGGTCGATATCACCGACCGTATCGTCATCACCCGCGCCCTTGAAGACGCGCTGCTGCGCGCCGACGAAGCCAACCGCGCCAAGGATGAATTTATCTCTGTCGTCAGCCACGAGCTGCGCACGCCGCTTACCTCGCTCAAGGGCGGGTTGGCGCTGGCGCTTAGCGGGCGTTTGGGCGAGATCGATGCGCGCATCCGCTCCCCCCTCGAAATTGCGCAGCGCAACGGGATGCGTCTGTCCCGTCTGGTCGATAACATCCTGTTGGCGCAAAAGATCGACGTAGACGCGCTGTCGCTTGACGCGCTGCCGGTCGATCTGGGGGCGCTACTGAAAGAAAGCCTGGAAGAGAACAAGATGTTCGCCGCCGAGCAGAAGATCGACCTCGTGCTGCCGAAAGGCGATCAAACCGCGACGATCACCGGTGACGCCTTTGCCCTCCGCCAGATCATCGACAACCTCGTGTCCAACGCCATCAAATTCTCCGAACAAGGCAGCACCGTTGAAGGCAGCCTTTCCATCCGCAACGGCCATGTGCGCCTGTCGATCAAGGACAGCGGCCGCGGCATCCCCGACGGGATGGAGGGGCAGGTCTTTGGCCGCTTTGAACAGGTCAAGAACGGCGGGCAATATGCGACACAGGGGTCCGGTCTGGGGCTCCATATCTCGCAACAGCTGGCCCGGCAGATGTCGGGAAAATTGTTCTACGACAGCGTAGTCGGCGAAGGCACGACCTTCCACATGGAATTCACGACCGTCGCCGCACAGCAACCAGCCGTGATCCTGTCAGCCGCTGACAACACGGACGACACCCCTACCCCCGCCAGCACAGGCGACACGCCAGAAGCCGTGCAGGCCTGA
- a CDS encoding dihydropteroate synthase, with protein MTRTVVESKTKTAIIGFDEPFCVIGERINPTGRKILAEELERGDFSRVEADAIAQAAAGANILDVNSGAVFSNKMAEDARYADNNFVEPMLMPELIRVVQNVVDIPLCIDSSVPGALEAGLEACEGRPLLNSVTGEEERLELVLPLVKKYNVPVVAISNDDTGISEDPDVRFDVAKKIVERAADFGIPAHDIVVDPLVMPIGAMATAGHQVFTLVRRLREELGVNTTCGASNISFGLPNRHGINNAFLPMAMGAGMTSAIMNPITLPVNQTKIAEKKAELVTAGIILPDEIDDETFVTLFGMGSTKPTPGKEMEAIRAANFLFDRDPHGTEWIKFNKVAPKAGQEGRGRAGRKGGRRR; from the coding sequence ATGACCAGAACTGTCGTCGAATCCAAAACAAAAACAGCGATCATCGGCTTTGACGAGCCCTTCTGCGTGATCGGGGAACGTATCAACCCCACCGGCCGCAAGATCCTCGCCGAAGAGCTGGAGCGTGGCGATTTCAGCCGCGTCGAGGCGGATGCCATTGCGCAAGCCGCGGCGGGCGCGAATATTCTGGACGTGAACTCGGGTGCCGTTTTCTCGAACAAGATGGCCGAAGACGCCCGCTATGCGGATAATAACTTTGTCGAACCGATGCTGATGCCCGAACTGATCCGCGTCGTGCAAAACGTCGTCGACATCCCGCTGTGCATCGACAGCTCGGTCCCCGGTGCGCTGGAAGCGGGTCTTGAGGCCTGCGAGGGCCGCCCGCTGCTGAACTCGGTCACCGGCGAGGAAGAGCGGCTGGAGCTCGTGCTGCCACTGGTCAAGAAATACAACGTGCCGGTGGTTGCGATCTCGAACGACGACACGGGCATTTCCGAAGATCCCGACGTGCGTTTCGACGTTGCCAAGAAGATCGTAGAACGCGCTGCCGACTTCGGTATTCCGGCCCATGATATCGTGGTCGACCCGCTGGTCATGCCCATCGGCGCAATGGCGACGGCGGGGCATCAGGTCTTTACCCTTGTGCGCCGTCTGCGCGAGGAACTGGGCGTGAACACGACCTGTGGTGCCTCCAACATCAGTTTTGGCCTGCCCAACCGTCACGGCATCAACAACGCTTTCCTGCCGATGGCAATGGGCGCTGGCATGACCTCGGCGATCATGAACCCGATCACTCTGCCAGTGAACCAGACCAAGATTGCCGAGAAGAAGGCCGAACTGGTGACGGCGGGCATCATCCTGCCGGACGAGATCGACGACGAGACCTTTGTGACGCTCTTCGGGATGGGGTCGACCAAACCCACCCCCGGCAAAGAGATGGAGGCGATCCGCGCCGCCAACTTCCTGTTCGACCGCGACCCTCACGGCACCGAATGGATCAAGTTCAACAAGGTCGCGCCCAAGGCCGGTCAAGAGGGGCGTGGTCGCGCCGGCCGCAAGGGTGGCCGCCGCCGGTAA
- a CDS encoding 5,10-methylenetetrahydrofolate reductase — MSLLNFRRKEAPVSDLPTPEVADFLRDYSIEVMPRTAEKVEDFRDLLPEGTRVYIAHIDGTPIEDMVATAARLNADGYKVMPHFPARIIKDRATLENWIAMYQGEADVRQALLLAGGVTTPHGDFSDSMQLMDTGLFDKHGFERLHIAGHPEGNRDIDTDGSRLRVDDALRWKQGFSERTDAKMAIATQFAFEAQPIIEWADSLKHAGIDLPIHIGIAGPAKLQTLIKFAIACGVGPSLKVLQKRAMDVTKLLLPYEPTDVITELAAHKAANPDFNITHVHFFPLGGIKTNANWAIENGGPAAQPANSV; from the coding sequence ATGTCCCTTTTGAACTTCCGGCGCAAAGAAGCCCCCGTGTCCGATCTGCCTACCCCCGAGGTCGCGGATTTTTTGCGCGACTACTCGATCGAGGTGATGCCCCGCACGGCGGAAAAGGTCGAAGACTTCCGCGATCTGCTGCCCGAGGGGACACGGGTCTATATCGCGCATATCGATGGCACCCCGATCGAAGACATGGTCGCCACCGCCGCGCGGCTCAATGCGGACGGCTATAAGGTCATGCCGCATTTTCCCGCCCGCATCATCAAGGATCGTGCCACGCTGGAAAACTGGATCGCCATGTATCAGGGCGAGGCTGACGTACGCCAAGCCTTGCTGCTGGCCGGTGGCGTCACGACGCCCCACGGCGATTTCAGCGACTCCATGCAGTTGATGGACACCGGATTGTTCGACAAACACGGGTTTGAACGGCTGCACATCGCGGGCCACCCCGAGGGCAACCGCGACATCGACACCGATGGATCACGTCTACGGGTGGATGATGCGCTGCGCTGGAAGCAGGGTTTCTCCGAACGGACGGACGCGAAGATGGCCATCGCCACACAATTCGCATTCGAGGCACAGCCGATCATCGAATGGGCCGATAGCCTGAAACACGCGGGCATCGACCTGCCGATCCACATCGGCATTGCAGGCCCCGCCAAGCTGCAAACCCTGATCAAATTCGCCATCGCCTGCGGGGTCGGCCCTTCGCTGAAGGTGCTGCAAAAGCGCGCGATGGATGTCACCAAACTGCTGTTGCCCTACGAGCCGACAGATGTGATCACCGAACTGGCCGCCCACAAGGCCGCCAACCCAGATTTCAACATTACCCATGTGCATTTCTTCCCGCTGGGTGGGATCAAGACGAATGCCAATTGGGCCATTGAAAATGGCGGACCCGCTGCTCAACCAGCCAACTCCGTCTAA
- a CDS encoding virulence factor, with the protein MPEVTIVYWRDIPAQVIVGKGRRGSKRPLPERFEQAIDRAAMKIGADDSDAYLAEWRKADPYTVDGEADAVADAEVARIDAEFDRDRIKTLIANDGWA; encoded by the coding sequence ATGCCCGAAGTTACCATCGTCTATTGGCGTGATATTCCTGCGCAGGTCATCGTCGGCAAAGGCCGTCGCGGGTCCAAGCGTCCGCTGCCCGAACGGTTCGAACAGGCCATCGACCGTGCCGCGATGAAAATCGGCGCGGATGACAGCGATGCCTATCTGGCCGAATGGCGCAAGGCCGATCCCTATACGGTCGACGGCGAAGCCGACGCCGTGGCCGATGCAGAGGTCGCGCGCATCGACGCAGAGTTCGACCGTGACCGCATCAAGACGCTGATTGCCAATGACGGCTGGGCCTGA
- a CDS encoding Ppx/GppA phosphatase family protein, whose translation MAPQRPKGAGALDVPPALSPAPVPPRSTELYAALDLGTNSCRMLIAQPKGSGFHVVDSFSKSVQLGAGLEKTGRLSRGSMTRTIQALRICQQKLRRNKVRRMRLVATEACRRAANGAEFMQRIQRETGLKLDIIKPEEEAQLAVISCAPLVNRKTHNLLVVDIGGGSTELVWIDISKVPKADRAQSIMRLHGGFHQAKTDVPAARVVDWISVPLGVATLRDQFSDVEDDAARFALMSWFFEENLTDFTPYQSIQSQDHFQIVGTSGTVTTVAASHLGLKRYDRTKVDGLRMTSAQIDKVIHSYLAMGPGGRRADPRIGLDRQALIMSGAAILQALMRCWPTDRLSVADRGLREGLLYAQMSADGVLEEGLG comes from the coding sequence ATGGCGCCACAGCGTCCCAAAGGTGCGGGCGCGCTCGATGTACCGCCGGCTCTGAGCCCCGCGCCAGTTCCGCCCAGATCGACCGAACTTTATGCGGCCCTTGATCTGGGCACAAATAGTTGTCGCATGCTGATCGCACAGCCAAAAGGCAGCGGTTTCCATGTCGTCGATAGCTTCTCGAAGTCTGTCCAGCTTGGGGCAGGGCTTGAGAAAACCGGGCGATTGTCGCGCGGATCGATGACGCGTACCATTCAGGCATTGCGGATTTGCCAGCAAAAGCTGCGCCGTAACAAGGTGCGGCGGATGCGGCTTGTCGCGACCGAGGCGTGCCGCCGTGCCGCCAACGGTGCGGAATTCATGCAGCGTATCCAGCGCGAGACAGGGCTCAAGCTTGATATCATCAAGCCCGAGGAAGAAGCCCAGCTTGCCGTGATTTCCTGCGCGCCGCTGGTGAACCGCAAGACCCACAACCTGCTGGTGGTGGATATTGGCGGCGGTTCGACCGAATTGGTCTGGATCGACATCTCTAAGGTGCCAAAGGCGGATCGTGCGCAATCCATCATGCGGCTGCATGGGGGCTTCCATCAGGCGAAAACAGACGTGCCCGCCGCGCGTGTGGTCGACTGGATCAGCGTGCCTTTGGGCGTGGCGACCTTGCGCGATCAATTCTCTGATGTGGAAGACGACGCCGCACGCTTTGCCTTGATGAGCTGGTTCTTCGAGGAGAACCTGACCGACTTCACCCCTTATCAGTCGATCCAGTCGCAGGACCATTTCCAGATTGTCGGCACCTCGGGCACGGTCACCACTGTTGCTGCCAGCCATTTGGGGCTAAAGCGCTACGACCGGACAAAGGTGGACGGGCTTCGCATGACCTCGGCGCAGATCGACAAGGTGATCCATTCCTATCTTGCGATGGGGCCGGGGGGGCGGCGTGCCGATCCGCGTATCGGGCTGGACCGTCAGGCGTTGATCATGTCGGGGGCCGCGATTTTGCAGGCGTTGATGCGGTGCTGGCCGACGGATAGATTAAGTGTTGCAGACCGTGGTCTGCGCGAGGGGCTGCTATATGCCCAGATGAGCGCGGATGGCGTTTTGGAAGAAGGATTAGGCTGA
- a CDS encoding RlmE family RNA methyltransferase, producing the protein MAKTPTGKTPTGGASGGKTPTGKNTSGRGQRDLKVKVKSARGRKLSSTRWLQRQLNDPYVKRANAEGYRGRAAYKIMELDDKYRFLVPGARVVDLGAAPGGWCQVAVKRCNVLGEKKGKNVGTILGIDLQEMEPIAGCELHQLDFMEDDADEIVKGWLGGKADVVMSDMAASSSGHKQTDHNRIIALCEAAAYFAFDVLEDGGTFVAKVLAGGAEGDLQQLLKRRFTKVANIKPPASRSDSSEKFVVATGFKGALPEDQENL; encoded by the coding sequence ATGGCGAAAACTCCGACAGGCAAGACGCCCACGGGCGGTGCGTCGGGCGGGAAGACCCCCACTGGCAAGAATACATCAGGGCGCGGCCAGCGTGACCTCAAGGTCAAGGTCAAGTCGGCCCGCGGGCGCAAGCTAAGCTCGACCCGTTGGTTGCAGCGGCAGTTGAACGATCCTTATGTCAAACGCGCCAATGCCGAAGGGTATCGCGGGCGCGCGGCTTACAAGATCATGGAGCTCGACGACAAATACCGCTTTCTGGTGCCCGGTGCGCGGGTGGTCGACCTTGGCGCGGCCCCCGGTGGCTGGTGTCAGGTCGCGGTCAAACGCTGTAACGTTCTGGGCGAGAAAAAGGGCAAGAACGTCGGGACCATTCTGGGGATCGACCTGCAAGAGATGGAGCCGATTGCAGGCTGCGAATTGCACCAGCTTGATTTCATGGAAGACGACGCGGACGAGATCGTCAAAGGCTGGCTGGGGGGCAAGGCCGATGTCGTGATGTCTGACATGGCGGCGTCAAGCTCGGGCCACAAACAGACCGACCACAACCGGATCATCGCGCTGTGCGAAGCTGCGGCGTATTTTGCTTTTGACGTGCTTGAGGATGGCGGCACGTTTGTCGCGAAAGTGCTGGCCGGCGGGGCGGAGGGCGACTTGCAACAGCTCCTCAAACGTCGGTTTACCAAGGTCGCCAATATCAAACCCCCCGCCAGCCGGTCCGACAGTTCCGAGAAATTCGTGGTCGCCACCGGTTTCAAAGGGGCGCTACCCGAAGACCAAGAGAATCTGTAG
- a CDS encoding monovalent cation/H+ antiporter subunit A, giving the protein MSLFLIIALPFLGALLPGLMYQAGRQSCFLVTFLVTACAAIGLATHAPAVLAGEVVTASLSWLPQLGLNVNLFLDPLGLMFAGLILGIGMLIILYARFYLSRDDNMGAFFTYLLLFQGAMVGIVLSDNILMLLIFWELTSLSSFLLIGFWKHLPEGRQGARMALTVTGMGGLAMIGGMLLLGQIVGSYDLTVILENRELIQASPLYLPALILILLGCFTKSAQFPFHFWLPHAMAAPTPVSAYLHSATMVKAGLFLMARMWPVLSGTEIWIVLVCSAGLITMVLGALIAIFKNDLKALLAFSTVSHLGLITFLLGTGTSFGAMAAVFHILNHASFKAALFMSAGIVDHAVHTRDMTRLGGLRRLMPITFAIATLAALSMAGIPLLNGFLSKEMMLEEALHTTLFGSPYLVAAVATLGALFSAAYSFRFIAHTFLGKERNDYPAKPHDPEVGLWISPALLIIPVIVIGVAPFLAEPFVRTVTQAVIGSAAEMPSAHIKLWHGFVPALGMSAIAVVGGLLLLAAFGPLARLWAATPRPEAKDIFDRIIAAAVGLASLVSERLHNGSFTRYAAVFVTAVVAIGAHAWFTGTDGAPAREMLPITPVGFAGWLMLMIATGFLVTVHRNRLAVLILMGIIGLMVSVGFNYFSAPDLALTQISVEVVTIVLLLLALNFMPNSTPKESTILHRSRDIVVSGVAGLAAAGLIYSILMSDFPIASIADYHLANSYKGGGGTNVVNVILVDFRGFDTFGEIIVLGIAALVIYALTEALMSGPVRARLLNRGYEEERAGDAHPLMMVVLTRVLMPVVLLVGVYIFLRGHNEPGGGFVAGLVVAIAVVMQYMASGFAWADKRQRYHYHGIIGAGVLCAGLTGIGAWFAGAPFLSSAFGYFRIPPMEKFELATAMGFDLGVFLAVVGAVMLSLESFSRLGRRAGIEESEHAMDIDPSRDEPKTETET; this is encoded by the coding sequence ATGTCTTTGTTCCTGATTATAGCCCTCCCGTTTCTTGGCGCCTTGCTGCCCGGCCTGATGTATCAGGCAGGCCGTCAAAGCTGCTTTTTGGTGACCTTTCTGGTGACGGCCTGCGCCGCGATCGGCCTTGCGACACATGCACCGGCCGTTCTTGCAGGCGAGGTCGTGACCGCTAGCCTCTCGTGGCTGCCGCAGCTGGGGTTGAATGTGAACCTGTTCCTCGACCCGCTGGGGTTGATGTTCGCGGGTCTGATCCTTGGCATCGGGATGCTGATTATCCTTTATGCGCGGTTCTACCTGTCGCGTGACGACAATATGGGCGCGTTCTTTACCTATCTGCTGCTGTTCCAAGGTGCGATGGTCGGGATTGTTCTGTCGGATAACATCTTGATGTTGCTCATTTTCTGGGAGCTGACGTCGCTGTCGTCCTTCCTGCTGATCGGGTTCTGGAAGCATCTGCCCGAAGGGCGTCAGGGCGCGCGTATGGCCCTGACCGTGACGGGGATGGGCGGTCTGGCGATGATCGGTGGCATGCTGCTGTTGGGGCAGATCGTGGGCAGTTATGACCTGACCGTGATCCTTGAGAACCGCGAGCTTATCCAAGCGTCGCCGTTGTATCTGCCTGCGCTGATCCTGATCCTGCTGGGCTGTTTCACCAAATCCGCTCAGTTTCCTTTCCACTTCTGGCTGCCGCACGCTATGGCGGCCCCGACGCCTGTGTCGGCCTATCTGCACTCTGCCACGATGGTGAAGGCGGGGCTGTTCCTGATGGCGCGCATGTGGCCGGTGCTGTCGGGTACTGAAATCTGGATCGTGCTGGTCTGCTCTGCCGGGTTGATCACGATGGTGCTTGGCGCGCTAATCGCGATTTTCAAAAACGACCTCAAGGCGCTGCTGGCATTTTCCACCGTGTCGCATCTGGGGCTGATCACCTTCCTGCTGGGCACGGGCACCTCCTTTGGGGCGATGGCGGCGGTGTTCCACATTCTGAACCACGCGAGCTTTAAGGCCGCCTTGTTCATGAGCGCTGGCATCGTGGATCACGCGGTGCACACGCGCGATATGACCCGACTGGGGGGCTTGCGCCGTCTGATGCCGATCACCTTTGCGATTGCCACGTTGGCCGCATTGTCGATGGCGGGTATCCCGTTGCTGAACGGGTTCCTGTCCAAAGAGATGATGCTGGAAGAGGCGCTGCACACCACGCTGTTCGGCTCGCCCTATCTGGTGGCGGCAGTGGCAACGCTCGGCGCGCTTTTCTCGGCCGCGTATAGCTTCCGGTTTATTGCGCATACCTTCTTGGGCAAAGAGCGGAACGATTACCCCGCCAAACCCCACGACCCCGAGGTTGGGCTGTGGATTTCCCCCGCCTTGCTGATCATCCCCGTGATCGTGATCGGTGTGGCACCGTTCCTGGCTGAACCCTTTGTGCGCACCGTGACCCAAGCGGTCATCGGCTCTGCCGCTGAGATGCCAAGCGCGCATATCAAGCTGTGGCACGGCTTCGTGCCCGCCCTCGGCATGTCGGCGATTGCTGTGGTGGGTGGTTTGCTGCTGCTCGCCGCCTTCGGCCCGCTGGCGCGTCTTTGGGCCGCCACCCCGCGCCCCGAGGCCAAGGACATCTTTGACCGTATCATCGCCGCGGCCGTGGGTCTTGCCAGTCTGGTATCGGAGCGGCTGCACAACGGGTCCTTTACCCGCTACGCCGCCGTCTTCGTGACCGCCGTCGTCGCCATCGGGGCGCATGCGTGGTTTACCGGTACCGATGGCGCCCCCGCACGCGAGATGCTGCCCATCACGCCCGTCGGCTTTGCCGGTTGGCTGATGCTGATGATCGCGACGGGTTTCCTTGTGACGGTGCACCGCAACCGTCTGGCGGTTCTGATCCTGATGGGGATTATCGGCTTGATGGTATCGGTCGGGTTCAACTATTTCTCGGCCCCGGATCTGGCGCTCACGCAGATCTCGGTCGAGGTGGTGACGATTGTCCTGTTGTTGCTGGCGCTCAACTTCATGCCCAACAGCACGCCTAAGGAAAGCACCATTCTGCACCGCAGCCGCGATATCGTGGTATCGGGTGTGGCAGGGCTGGCGGCAGCGGGCCTGATCTATTCGATCCTGATGTCGGATTTCCCGATTGCCTCTATCGCTGATTACCACCTTGCCAATTCCTACAAAGGCGGCGGCGGCACCAATGTGGTCAACGTGATCCTCGTGGATTTCCGCGGCTTCGACACCTTTGGCGAGATCATCGTTCTGGGGATCGCCGCGCTGGTGATCTATGCGCTGACAGAGGCGCTGATGTCCGGCCCTGTGCGCGCGCGTCTGCTGAACCGTGGCTATGAGGAAGAGCGCGCGGGCGATGCGCATCCGCTGATGATGGTGGTGCTGACACGCGTGTTGATGCCCGTGGTCCTGCTGGTCGGTGTCTATATCTTCCTGCGCGGTCACAACGAACCGGGCGGTGGTTTTGTCGCCGGTCTGGTGGTCGCGATCGCGGTCGTGATGCAATATATGGCCAGCGGCTTTGCTTGGGCGGACAAGCGCCAGCGCTATCATTACCACGGGATCATCGGGGCAGGGGTGCTTTGCGCGGGTCTGACCGGTATCGGTGCGTGGTTTGCCGGTGCGCCGTTCCTGTCCTCTGCCTTTGGCTACTTCCGCATCCCCCCGATGGAGAAATTCGAGCTCGCCACCGCTATGGGCTTTGACCTTGGGGTCTTCCTCGCTGTTGTCGGCGCGGTGATGCTGTCGCTTGAAAGTTTCTCGCGCTTGGGCCGTCGCGCCGGCATCGAGGAAAGCGAACACGCAATGGATATCGACCCGTCACGGGATGAACCGAAAACCGAGACGGAGACCTGA